In a single window of the Trypanosoma brucei brucei TREU927 chromosome 6, complete sequence genome:
- a CDS encoding pumilio/PUF RNA binding protein 4, putative (PUF4 : personnal communication (Van-Duc Luu and Christine Clayton, University of Heidelberg)) has protein sequence MEASAEVTGVDGNLGNGKGCATAMVTRGGGDEFSERIWERRHNASLLGGPSAGNSPMDVKRCSLWGNSPPCPRSVGRPVDDNTFTRSIVGATTSLEVSPLAPEGGLLMVEGSSTFTPCAYRRRSCQHLGEPAEGSATTPSVSPTSVAAGLTPSVYSARATRSESAHGAAISGVAAIAAAAAANSTTVASANANNTAGITTQRTGEPLELAGDPSPGFIARLDWGDAVDQVTGGETKDVHASRSDAHCLNEAIGGINLLDELSPLCTPNTRRTSGRWGSNLGIRPTSDSSYSQLARPERLPPQESDLLLGGRSAGMADYQRQQQHQKQELHDTYPLRSGQPYERFTLSSAASGAVNRNPIMSHGSRNNSTIDMMQTSGTNPNRRISFMSGSEHQGKGWSGEKARDVHAAFADPTALLRAEEDADALMRLATKVVHHRHYSSHPVMQQRDLNVTALAGSMMSENGQSAAFTASGSQNSHDAAARSRAPVQMPLHGGRIVKLAADQQGCRMLQSVLERFPFHSSEVQKVISELLPVLTDVMKDPYGNFLVQKLLEVAPDEERMRLLDYHISASLCDVAISPHGNYAVQKLIDSLRSSQEVQVVCRALQRGTLQLMTDLNGGHVIQKLLQCISPKDLTFLYDVIVKDTVDVCNDKHGCCVVQKCMDHAINVHLQRTQKAILRHMLQLSLNPYGNYVVTHLISMCNSQSQRHVVNEAAHCAGPALELLCANKFASNVVEKIVQGCAPSAKLELCRFLFNRSTINTGMSARLMGMDYVLGEQDPQQRLMIQPAAAFVTPYQENTALETIVLNSYGNYVVQTMLDVLPISPELAQLLFLLHKLSPEIMKHNFGKRIASKMEQARERIITHLQERGVNAGEADLIGNRYTDRLADVSRSVIESSFHSNIPMDRPATNYNINGSGTAGETPQMKPQEVEIIKALLASLGSFAPAPPPPPASAAGSVRGPLADVQRAVDVISGPRSNKRKQTQRGRKG, from the coding sequence ATGGAGGCCAGTGCCGAGGTGACTGGCGTAGATGGAAATttaggaaatggaaaaggatgCGCAACCGCAATGGTAACAAGAGGGGGAGGCGACGAGTTCTCAGAACGCATTTGGGAGCGCCGCCACAACGCCAGTCTTTTGGGAGGCCCTTCCGCTGGCAATTCTCCAATGGATGTGAAACGGTGCTCACTCTGGGGAAACTCACCGCCATGTCCGCGGAGTGTGGGGCGACCTGTGGACGATAACACCTTCACACGCTCAATAGTCGGAGCGACAACGTCATTGGAGGTTTCGCCTCTCGCCCCTGAGGGAGGCCTGTTAATGGTTGAAGGAAGTAGTACCTTTACACCTTGTGCTTACCGCCGCCGTAGTTGTCAGCACCTTGGCGAACCTGCGGAGGGTAGCGCTACCACACCATCCGTATCCCCCACTTCGGTAGCCGCAGGGCTTACACCTTCTGTGTACAGCGCCCGCGCCACCAGGTCGGAATCCGCACACGGTGCTGCCATCAGTGGCGTCGCCgctattgctgccgccgctgcagcGAATTCCACCACAGTGGCTTCTGCCAATGCGAACAACACCGCCGGGATCACAACTCAGCGAACAGGGGAACCACTTGAGCTGGCGGGAGATCCTTCACCGGGATTTATTGCACGACTTGACTGGGGTGATGCTGTTGATCAAGTAACAGGTGGAGAAACCAAGGATGTCCACGCAAGCAGAAGCGATGCACATTGTCTCAATGAGGCGATTGGCGGTATTAATCTTCTGGACGAGTTGTCGCCTTTATGCACACCAAATACTCGCAGAACGAGCGGGAGGTGGGGATCAAATTTGGGTATACGTCCCACAAGTGATTCTTCCTACAGCCAGTTGGCACGCCCAGAGAGGCTACCGCCACAGGAAAGCGATTTGTTGCTTGGAGGTCGTAGTGCCGGAATGGCCGATTACCAacgtcagcagcagcaccagAAGCAGGAGTTGCACGACACCTACCCACTGCGTTCAGGACAGCCGTACGAACGGTTCACGCTCTCGTCGGCAGCTTCCGGTGCGGTAAACCGGAATCCCATCATGAGCCACGGCAGCAGGAACAACAGCACGATAGATATGATGCAAACATCTGGGACCAATCCCAACAGGCGAATCTCATTTATGTCGGGCTCCGAGCACCAAGGAAAGGGGTGGAGCGGCGAAAAGGCGAGGGATGTGCACGCGGCCTTTGCAGATcccactgctttgctccgtgctgaagaagatgcCGATGCTCTCATGCGGTTAGCAACAAAAGTGGTTCATCACCGCCACTACAGTTCTCACCCAGTTATGCAGCAACGAGATCTAAACGTGACGGCGTTAGCCGGAAGTATGATGAGTGAAAACGGCCAGTCTGCTGCTTTTACTGCTTCCGGTTCACAAAACTCACACGACGCAGCGGCACGCTCGCGGGCCCCTGTTCAAATGCCCCTCCACGGTGGCCGCATCGTGAAGCTGGCAGCCGACCAACAGGGTTGTCGTATGTTACAATCCGTGCTTGAGCGCTTTCCATTCCACTCCTCAGAGGTGCAAAAAGTTATCTCCGAGTTGTTGCCGGTGCTTACAGATGTTATGAAAGACCCGTACGGAAATTTTTTGGTCCAGAAACTGCTTGAGGTTGCGCCGGATGAGGAACGGATGCGGTTGCTGGACTATCATATATCGGCTTCCCTGTGCGATGTTGCCATCTCCCCGCATGGAAACTACGCTGTACAAAAGTTAATTGATTCACTTCGCTCTAGTCAAGAAGTCCAAGTAGTTTGTCGGGCGCTTCAGCGTGGAACGCTGCAGCTTATGACGGATCTTAACGGTGGTCACGTTATTCAAAAGCTGCTTCAATGCATCTCGCCGAAGGATCTAACATTTCTGTACGATGTCATTGTGAAGGACACCGTGGATGTCTGTAACGATAAACACGGCTGCTGCGTCGTTCAGAAGTGTATGGACCACGCAATAAATGTGCATCTGCAACGAACTCAAAAAGCAATACTCCGTCACATGTTGCAACTCTCCCTAAATCCCTATGGAAACTATGTGGTGACTCACCTCATCAGCATGTGCAACTCGCAGTCACAGCGACACGTGGTTAATGAAGCCGCTCACTGTGCAGGACCAGCCCTCGAACTTCTATGCGCGAACAAGTTCGCTTCCAACGTGGTGGAGAAAATTGTGCAGGGGTGTGCGCCGAGCGCCAAGCTAGAATTGTGTCGATTCTTATTTAATAGGTCCACAATCAACACAGGGATGTCAGCGAGGTTAATGGGGATGGATTACGTTTTGGGGGAACAGGACCCACAGCAGCGGTTAATGATCCAGCCTGCCGCTGCATTTGTTACTCCGTATCAGGAAAACACGGCATTGGAAACCATCGTCCTGAATTCATACGGAAACTACGTTGTGCAGACGATGCTTGATGTGCTTCCCATTAGTCCTGAGCTTGCTcagttgctttttcttttgcataaACTCAGTCCTGAAATAATGAAACACAACTTCGGAAAGCGTATTGCCTCCAAGATGGAACAGGCAAGGGAACGTATCATTACCCACTTGCAGGAAAGGGGCGTCAACGCGGGTGAGGCGGATTTAATTGGGAACCGTTACACCGACCGTCTGGCGGATGTCAGTCGCTCCGTCATCGAGTCGTCGTTTCATTCAAATATCCCTATGGATCGGCCAGCCACCAATTACAACATCAATGGCAGCGGTACGGCTGGCGAAACACCGCAGATGAAACCACAAGAAGTCGAAATCATTAAAGCGCTTTTGGCTTCATTGGGAAGTTTCGCAccggcaccaccaccaccacccgccAGCGCCGCCGGATCGGTGAGGGGTCCGCTAGCAGACGTTCAGAGGGCTGTCGATGTGATTAGTGGCCCGCGCTCAAATAAACGAAAGCAAACGCAACGCGGCAGGAAGGGATGA